The following are encoded together in the Leucoraja erinacea ecotype New England chromosome 13, Leri_hhj_1, whole genome shotgun sequence genome:
- the mis18a gene encoding protein Mis18-alpha: MAGVTVDLLTDDEEEETLVSTTRDSGTFISGDSELPVVFLCSQCRLPVGDSLAWAGADPKDNVIYLRNVTKNILMDKEQKIDTANDSGCIYVLLSCRGCSLLLGRRYLCTPVHLDFKRNVYCLAVAYIESYVLGSTTSAELTDYNKKPVVLETQSEVLKELEKSQIVLDMMIERLSAVEEKILSLQGEG; the protein is encoded by the exons ATGGCGGGAGTGACTGTGGACCTGTTAACggacgatgaggaggaggagacCCTCGTCAGCACCACCAGGGACTCGGGAACTTTCATCAGCGGCGACTCGGAGCTGCCCGTGGTTTTCCTGTGCTCACAATGCCGGCTGCCGGTCGGGGACTCGCTGGCCTGGGCGGGAGCAGACCCGAAGGACAACGTCATCTACCTGAGAA ATGTCACAAAGAATATCCTTATGGACAaagaacaaaagatagacacagccAATGATTCTGGTTG cATTTATGTTTTGCTATCCTGTCGTGGCTGCTCTCTTTTGCTGGGTAGAAGGTACCTTTGCACTCCAGTCCATCTTGACTTCAAGCGGAACGTGTATTGCTTGGCTGTGGCCTATATTGAAAG TTATGTCCTTGGCTCCACTACAAGTGCAGAATTGACAGATTACAATAAAAAGCCAGTTGTTCTAGAAACACAATCTGAAGTCCTCAAAGAACTAGAAAAG TCTCAAATTGTGCTGGATATGATGATTGAAAGACTCTCTGCTGTCGAAGAAAAGATACTATCATTACAGGGTGAAGGATGA